From the Hordeum vulgare subsp. vulgare chromosome 1H, MorexV3_pseudomolecules_assembly, whole genome shotgun sequence genome, the window TGTAAAAAttcacgagattgattttttGGTTACTGACTCCACGAAAGGAAGGTGATTTTTTGGTTACTGACTCCATGAAAAGAAGGTCCGATCAGGTGATACGGTGTGATCTTTGCCTTTCTGAGATGTCGTTTTTGCTGAATTTTGTACGGTCCTTTCAACCCAAGTTTCGACATTTTCTGCACAGGAacattttttttttagaaaaggaggctaagccccggcctctgcaccGAAAGATGCATATGGCCATATATTAAAACAAGCTCAAGTCTCAGCTGAGTACAATAATGATTCATGAAAAActgaaaataagaaataaaaagatacaGGACGCCATACGCGTCCAAAACCGGCGATGACAATAGATctagatgactaaacacctatccAATTAATGcgacgccatccaaaccggttgaagataccctgagctaccatctcccaacggacacacccagtaaccataggctccctgAGATCCACAGGggtgagtaatgaccacgtgcgGATCAGTGCGGTAACCCTGAAGATGACCTGCAAGAAGTTGAAATCACGTCGGCGGTTAAACACTATGTCATTCCTGCAGTTTCAAACAGCCCACAATAATGCACACACTCCCACGTGAATAAGTTTAGCAGTTAGAGTATCAACCCCCTGTAGCCACATCCCAAACAACGTGTTTATGCTATTAGGAGGAGTGATATTGAAAGCAATGTGCAGCGAGTGCCAAACCAACTTTGCCATAGGACAATCAAGAAAGAGGTGCTGAATACTTTCATTATTAGGACAGAAACTGCATCGAGGATGCCCATTCCAATTCCTCTTGGCAAGATTGTCCTTCGTTAAAATAACTCCTTTGTGGACGAACCACATGAAGATCTTAATTTTAAGAGGCACTTTGATCTTTCAAATATGTGCGGATTTTGGAATAGGCGTTGAATCTATGAGATGCAAATACATAGATTTAACCGAGAAAACTCCATTCGTAGTCAGCTTCCACTAAATACGATCGGGTCTGTAAGAGAGGTTGATGTCCATCAACCTTCTGACAAGATGCAGCCAACTAATCCATCTGTCAGCAAGTAAAGATCTACGAAAATGAATATTTAGGAGTGTCTCACTTAATATTGAAGCAACGGACGCTTGTCGACGTTGTGCAATATGGTACAGCTGCGGATATTGAATAGCTAAAGGCGTCTCCCCTAACCAAGTATCTTTCCAGAATCTAGTCAATTCACCATCTCCTATGATGAACCTGGTTCTGTGAAAGGAAGCATTCTTTACCCGCATCAAACCCTTCCAGAAAGGAGAGTCTGTAGGACGCGCTGTAACCTGAGATAAGGTTTTATTTTGTAAGTACTTATTCGTCAGAATCTGTATCCAAATACCTTCAGATTCCCCGGATAATCTAAAGAGCCATCTGCTGAGTAAACATCTGTTTTtggtctctaaattttcaattcctaAGCCCCCTTGCTCCTTAGGTCGACAAATGGCACAGGAACAGTTATATCAGTAGAAAATAGAACAACTAAAAAAATCTTGCACAAATGGTGCATTTGCTGGGTTATGAGAAGTTTGTACAGATCATGAAACGAGATTTATGAAATCATAGAGAGGGTGTTTGTTTTCTTCTTCCTAAAAAAAATTTAGATGCAGCAGTAGTCATCCTGAAAACAATGATGTTTCCACTGATTGAAAGTTTGGCCCCCATCCCAGTTTCTTATTGGTTTCAGTTGTGTTCTTGTGGTCGCTTCTTCTCTCTTACCAATTCTTTTTTCTCATCTCTTTGACTGCGTTGTTGTTTCTTGGTAAGAATGCAATGGTGATGTGCGGCGATAAAAACTGAAAGGCCGGTCTTACGACTGCCTCCCCCGACTCGTCCCGGGATGGTAGTAGTGTGATGTGATATCATCTTGGGAAAGGTTTTACTCTGAGCCGCCATTTTTCACCGTAGATCCCAAAGCTTTTGGTGGTTCTTCTCGCAGTTCCTTCCATTTTCTTCCATGGCTGCCTGCTTCCATGGTTGTCCCAGTTTTGTAATGTTTTTTGTGTTGATTGTTTTTATTATTACCATACAGTGATATGATTGCACGATCATGACACGAGCGTTTATATCCCTAACTAACTTTTTGAGCTGGCTGACTATACTGATGAATAGTATAGATTCCACTGGCTAGTCAGCATGCACACAAGTAATTCAACAATTTAGGAAGCACACAGACATGATAACAAATACTATAGGCCAGTAAACAGCATATCAGACAGGATAaatactacaaccacccacaagCATTATATGCAAACAATTTCTGAAACCGCAACGGTGCACACATACTAGTACCACGCCCGCAATcgagatgagtataagatttcAGAAGCTGAGAGCCGAGAGAAGAATGGCGGTGGTGAAAACCAGCGCGAGGACGGAGGTCGCTGGAGCTGGCAGGGCCATGGCACCACTGTTCTTGCTGTTGTGCGGCCTCGAGTCCGTGGCCCCGCCACCGCTCCTGCCTCCGGCGCCGCTGATGCCTCCTCCTCCGGACCCGCCTGCCGCGTGCCCAACCTTCCTGGGAGTCTGTATCTCCAGGAGCCTCTTGCCTTGGGTTTTTGGAAGGTACATAAAATAGTGATTCAAGGAATAGTTTTAAGAGATGCATGCCATCAAGAAAGTAGAGAGCAAATTGGAGATGAGATGGATGCACACTTAATACCAACCATTGTGATGAGGCCTCAGATGGCGATGACGATCCGCATCCTCCTGCGCCATGGCGCTTCTCGCACACCATGACCCATGGGAGGCAaaggtgaggaggaggacgaggaagagGGCGAGAGTGTGTTTCCTCATCTTGAGGCGGGACTGGTGATCAATGAAGAGGAACTTCGATGTGGAGCGAGCGAGTGTCGTGGAGGCTCCTCTTATAGCTCCTGGAGGTTGGGTAGTAAGCTACTCCTCGGTTTTCGACTAGTTTTCCTTATTAATAATAGTCAATTCTTTTTTTCTATACGAAAAGACAGAGTTCCCGCCGGTTGCACGAAAAAAAGGCTACTCCATAAGTTAAGTTAAGTTCATGGTAGCAACGGTTCAGCTTTTTTCTTTCTAGGCCAGACACTGTGTTGTGACTGTGAGCTGGAGGTGCTTTGTGTTCTCTCACTCTTTTGTTAGCTCACATAATCAGGATTTTAAGTACTCTCCCTCCCATAATACCATTGCTGATTGCCTGATTAGCACCACCACTAAAACAGGCAACAGTGCCAAATCTTTTGCTTCAGTGCTACTTGGCACCACTGCTGCTGGGGTTAACATGGGAAAATTTGGTTGCTTTTCGTGCATGTGATTGGAGCAGAGCAAGATTCCATTATGACTTTTGCCTACAAGATCTTTTTTTTAGGCCACACACAGGCAGGCTGTAAGCCTGTAATATAAAAACGATTTCCTGAGATtgcgtgttttttgttttaggaAGGCCCTATCAGAAGGGTTCTGATATGATGTGGTCTTTGCCTTTTCTGAGATGCATAGTTTTCACCCAGCTGCGAATGGCCCTTTTGACCCAAGTTTTCAGATGTGACATTTTCTGCACAAGAATAGTTAcagtagaaaacaacaagggcaacgGCTGTGTCATTAAAACAAAAAATCTCATGGAAATAGAAGTGTATTTGTTGGGTTATGAGAAGTTTGCACCTTTTTTCCCCTCGGAAAATAAAGTTGGGTGCAGCAGTAGTCATCCTGAAAAGAATGATCTTACACGCTGACTGAACTGGAAGGCAGGGACCTCCTCTTTTCAGGGTAGGTTTGTGTTGTCTGCAAAACTAGTTTCTATTAAGTGTTCCTTTTCCTGTTGCATATGATGTCTATGCTCTCAGGCGAATGCCAGATCGCGACCCCGACTGCCCGGATGATGATGGTGCGCAATCCGCCCGTAAAAGAATTCATCTTCCACATGAAGCAACAGAAATGAAGGCCACCATTACCAAAAGGTGGTttggatcatcatcatcaatcaaACAAAGCCAAGCTTCACAAGGGTCTAAATGTACAACACAAACAAAGATAGATGGTGTTTATCCAaccaagaagaagatgaagaattaCCAGGTTTGTGCTGCAGAAACTATAGACAACAAAAAGGTGCCACGCATACATTATCACAACATGTGGTCGCGCATAAATTTACAAATAGTGGAGGCAAAACCATCTCCCATGtattttattttgcaaaaagGATGGTAAGGCAAAATATTACTGTTCTCCAATTAAACACACCTGTCATACACACAGTATATATAACAGTAGCGAGCGGTACAAGCCATCGTCGGTAAGAGGCGAACCTTGGGAACACGAGGGTTGttcttttcatatctgaaataCATTTGTCTGGAACCTCTCGTCGTATAACTGCCAGTGCCCGTACCTCTCCATGTGGAAGGCTGACCTCGGAATGTACAGGTTGGGTTTCACCAGCGTCTCCAGGTTCTTCAGGTTAGCAGCGGCCTGCTCTATCCCCCTGCTCGTCAAATTCGCGCACCCAAACAGGTCCAGGACCTCCAGCTCCTTGCATCCTTCTGTGATCGAGTTGAGGCCAACGCCAGACAGTTTCGCGAACctcagcacgagttgtttcagctTCGGCATGGACCTCGAGATCACCATTGCTTCCCTGTCGCCGTCCTGGGGGCACGCTCTCAGATACTCTGCTGGAACTGTTTGAGCGTGCTCTGATGAATCAAGCCAGTTGAATATGCTCCTCTTGAGGACCGTGAGGTTGGGGCAGCTCTGGCCAATCGCCTCGAGTGACTTGTATGAGACCTCATAGCAGTAGCTGATGTCCAGTTCTGTGAGGATGGGGCAGCAGGACGCAACAGTGAGCATTGATCGGTCAGTTACGCCCGGGCTGCTTCGGATGGAAAGGATGCTGAGCTGGGGGGAGCTGCATATGAATGAACGAATCAATAAACTCGGAATGATACTTCCAATCCAAGCCAAAAAGATAAGACCAGTTGTTACTAGTACATATGGACATGTCAAATCCAAGCAAGTAGATGTTACCATGTacactttttttttttgaaacggacCATATACACTTTTATTGCCGCAGAAACAACTATGGGCCATCAGAAGGGTTATGATTGATATCATCAGGTAAGGGGTCACATTAAGATGCAAGTTGGCACAATATTATCTATCATTTCCACTCAATGCCATCTTTGCTTTATGGTCTACATTCTCAAAACGCGAAAAACAGTCCAAAACAAGTATATTTCTCCAACACCACATTCTTGTGACAAACAGGGGTTATTACAACATAGTAGGTTGCCAGAGGTGGTTTCGACAGTCAATACTATGGTAATCAATGAAGCTAGCAGCCTATAAACATCACCAACCAACCTATAAACATCATCAGCCAAGTAGCCAACGGATCTTCTCAAAATGTGAATTAAACACCTCCAGCTTCATCATACTTAACAGAAGCAGGGACAAAGAGACGGGATGTTCACCAATCTAATGTAGACGACCCCCAAAACTGGCAGCGTGACAGGCACGATGGTGTTTCCATCCTCATAAATGTTTCCAGACAGCCAGGATGAAACAAGTTAGGCTGGGTTGGTGACAAAGTTCAGCATGGATGGACAACATTTCATGATTTTCCTGGTGATTAGTCATGTTCGACGGATAGTCGTGGATTATACTTCATTGCTATGGTTCATGTACCACTTTCTAAATTCTCACAGCAAGTGGATGGCCACAATGGCGTGGTTACTGGTTTTCATGTTGCAAGGGTGGTTATCCTCCGGCCAACACGGCAGGGTCACAGGCATGATGGTGTTCCCATCCTCCTAATGCTTTCAGACAACCAGGATGGATGAAACAAGTTGGGTTGGGTTGGGTTGGCGACAAAATTTAGCATGGATGGACAGCGTTTATGATTTTTCATGGGATCAGTTAAGTTCGACGGATAGTCGTGGATCATATACTTGATCGGGAGAATAGGATAATATTTGCCCCATAGTTTACAAGCCCCATCATCGGCCTTAAATTTCAGTTTTTTTTGGCAAACTATCATTTGACTTTCAGTTCATTGCAACGAGCAAGAGGAGGAGGGTTCATTCTAGCAAGCGCATCCATGGGCGCACGAGCTCGCCGCCTCGCCCCACCACGAGGCTGTAACAAACAAGGGGGGCTGCGCGAACCTCTTGGCGGCGAAGGCGAGGGCGTCGTCGGAGCAGTGCCGGACCCGGGCCTCGCGGAGGCCCCCCGCGGCGAGCGAGGCGGCGGAGCGGAGCATGGCGTCGACACGGCGCTGGAAGGCGGGCGTCCACCACTCGGCGGCGTCGGCGCCGATGGCCTCGAAGGCCGGCTCGAGGTCGAGCGCGGCGAAGAGCGCCGGCCGGGACCGCGCGGCCTCCCGCCAGGAGCGGCAGCACGCCATAGCGCCGCGCCACAGGTCCTCCGGCTCCAGCCGCGAGAACGCCTCCGCCAGGCACACCGGCGTCAGGTCCGCCCagtccctcctctccccctcctccggCGCCGCCTCGCCGCCCGTCGCCATCTCCATCTCGCCTCCGCTCGCTTCTCTTTTCGGGTTTCCTTCCCTTTGGGGATCTGGGAGAAGATAAAAAGCTCCGTAGATATTTGCCATTTTGACCGTGCCGCTCTCCACCAGAGTTGTGTGTTGTCGACACCTCGCACCCGTGGCGACGTGCTCCGGCGGTGGATTTCTCATTTCTTTGCTCCGAGCTCTACGGAGCCCCTGTTTCTCAAAAGTTTGAAAACAGAATTTAAAGgtttcaaaaaattcagaaagaaTGTACATGAACATTGGGATGtactctctttgtttttaaatataagttatttTAGAAGTAGTCAAATTTTACCTGATGAAAAAAGAGCATTTGCAAGTTCAATAAGGGAACAACTAAAGAAGTCAAATTTTACCTCCATTGATACACCGACTGATGGAGACTCGCCCTGAAATGACGAAGTAATGGCAaacgccttactctttttcttgatGGGGCGGCTTTAAACTTGCTAGCCAAGACTTTCCTCTTCCTTTTccaaaacaaagaagaagcatgtaagATTTGGGCGAATTGGATAAAAGCAAAGTACTTAAAACTTGGAAAGGCTGTCACAAAGATAATCAGGGAATATTTGGGTAATATTCATACTCGAGGAGCCAGATTGAGAGCATTGAAGGGCTTTAAGCCAGTTTGGTCACACGCTGCTTGAGTTTCTCCTAGCAACTTCTTTACAACCTTATTTATGTCATCTTCTGTCAAAATTACTGCACTATATATTTGAGGGTCATCCACACGACTATAATATTTGCACATAAGAGTGCTTCGGTGGCTCGGTAGGAGGATCATCCATGATACCCAGCAACGGGTCAAGTCCACTCTAGTGAGACCCCGAGACTGGAGAGCCGCCAATTTTTGGAATACAAAAGCAAACTTA encodes:
- the LOC123402728 gene encoding uncharacterized protein LOC123402728 — protein: MRKHTLALFLVLLLTFASHGSWCARSAMAQEDADRHRHLRPHHNGKRLLEIQTPRKVGHAAGGSGGGGISGAGGRSGGGATDSRPHNSKNSGAMALPAPATSVLALVFTTAILLSALSF
- the LOC123402824 gene encoding F-box protein SKIP1-like, which produces MEMATGGEAAPEEGERRDWADLTPVCLAEAFSRLEPEDLWRGAMACCRSWREAARSRPALFAALDLEPAFEAIGADAAEWWTPAFQRRVDAMLRSAASLAAGGLREARVRHCSDDALAFAAKSSPQLSILSIRSSPGVTDRSMLTVASCCPILTELDISYCYEVSYKSLEAIGQSCPNLTVLKRSIFNWLDSSEHAQTVPAEYLRACPQDGDREAMVISRSMPKLKQLVLRFAKLSGVGLNSITEGCKELEVLDLFGCANLTSRGIEQAAANLKNLETLVKPNLYIPRSAFHMERYGHWQLYDERFQTNVFQI